The stretch of DNA TGGTGAGGATTGAGTGCCCGGGAACGACGTTGGAGACCTTCTTCAACACCCGGCTGAACCTATGAAACTGAACACCGACATGCAGGTCGTCAAGATCACGGACTACCTCTGGGAAATTCCGCCTTCAGAAAAGCCGGGCATGCTGGTGCCGGCCCGCATCTACGCCAGCGCTGCCATTCTGGGCGCGATGGACCGGGGTGTCTTCGATCAAGTGACCAACGTGGCCTGCCTGCCAGGGATCCATCGTTATGCGCTCTGCATGCCTGACGGACATTGGGGATACGGGTTTCCCATCGGCGGTGTGGCGGCATTCAACCCCGAGGACGGAGTCATCTCTCCCGGCGGCGTGGGCTACGATATCAACTGCGGGATGCGGCTGATCCGCACTGACTTGTCACTTGCCGAGGTGCAACCGAAACTGGAACTGCTCATGACCGAGCTGTTCCGTCGTGTGCCGGCTGGTGTCGGATCACGGGGCTTCGTGAATCTGTCCCGGCGTGATTTTCGCGATGTCATGCGGCAAGGAGCAGGCTGGTGTATCGCGCAGGGATATGGCTGGGAAGAGGATCTCGAACGGATCGAGGAGCGCGGGTGCCTGGAGGGCGCAGATCCTACCCATGTGACGGACTACGCCATCGAGCGCGGCATCAACCAACTCGGCACCCTGGGATCCGGCAACCACTACCTGGAAATACAAGTGCTCTCCGACAAGGGCATCTACGACCGTGCGACCGCCGCAGCCATGGGATTGACCGGTCGCGACCAGGTTGTGGTGATGGTCCATTGCGGGTCCCGAGGATTCGGCCATCAAGTGGCGAGCGACTATCTCAAAATATTTGAAAAAGCCATGCGTCGATACGGCATCTTCGTCAACGATCAGCAGCTCGCCTGTGCGCCGTTTCGCTCTCCGGAAGGGCAGGACTATTTTGGCGCGATGAACTGCGCCGCCAACACCGCATTCGCCAATCGGCAGGTGATCACCCATCAGATCCGGCTGGCCTTTGAGGCGGTGTTCGGCGAAAGCGCCCGCCGCCTGGGGCTGCAGTTGATCTACGATGTGGCGCATAACATCGCCAAGGTGGAACGCTACCAGGACGGGGAGTGGCTCGTGCACCGCAAGGGAGCCACTCGTGCGTTCGGGCCAGGGAGTCCGGAACTTCCGGCCTGTTATCGAGGGATGGGCCAGCCGGTGATCTGCGGCGGGTCGATGGAGACCGGGTCTTATCTGTTGGTCGGCACCGATCAAGCCATGCAGGAGACCTTCGGGTCGACCATGCACGGTTCCGGCCGAACCATGTCGCGTGCGCAGGCCAAACGCACCGTGCGCGGCGAGCAGCTCATGCGCGACATGAAACAGCACGGGATTCTGGTCAAAGCCGTGTCCATGTCGGGACTGGCTGAAGAAGCCGGGTTCGCGTATAAAAACATCTCCGATATCGTCGACACCGTAGAGCACGCGGGAATTACAAAAAAGGTGGCGGAACTGAAACCAATCGGCAATATAAAGGGCTAGCCCTACACGAGCCCAAACCGATCATGGATCAACGCCACCATCCACGTTTTCCCGTCCACTTTCGGAGTTCCTTCAGTTCAGTCAACCGCGTGGGAGGTGACGGAACCGTCATCGACCTGTCGATGCGCGGGTGTGGCATCGTCGGTTCGACGGTCGTGCATCCCGGCACCACAATGGAACTCCATATCCACACCTCGGCAACTGACCCGCCGCTGGTCATTCAGCAAGGCGTCGTACGGTGGTGCCGCGACGGCCGCATCGGGCTCGAGTTCATCTCGCTGCAACCGGAGGAATGGGCGCGACTCCAAAGCATTGTGAAAGAACTGACTCGTCAACCCTACGAACAAACTCACTCCTCACAAGACCGCCTCAATACCTGACGTGCCCGTCCCGCTAAGGAGGATTCATCATGGCCCACGCGCCGCTTCGCACGTCTCGATTACCTCGTACTTGGTTGCCGGCAATCCTCATCAGCGTCATTATTTCCGCCTGCTGCGCAGCGGGACTCTATGTGCTGCTCGCACAGCAGGATCGCTCGCTCGTCACCCAACGCAATGCGGCGATGGTCATGGCAACCGAGCAGAGCGCACGGGCCATGGCACGCACGGTGGCCTGGTTCGGTGAGTCGCTGGTCGACGACAATTTCGCCACCATGCAGCGGACGCTCGAGCAACATGCGAACCAGGCGAATTGGCTCGATGCCGCAGTCATCACAGAAGACAACACCGTCGTGGCGACCAGCAACCTTGCCACCCTTGGAACTCAGCTCTACGATCCAGCCTGGCTGGCTGCGCGAAAAACCCAGAGCGGCTCCCTTACCGCCGGGATGGATAAAGGGAGACCGGTCATAATGGTGATTGAGCCATTCCGTCAGCAGAATCGCATCGCGGGATGGATCAGACTGGTCATTGCACTCCCTCCAGACTCCGCCGCCCTGCGCTCCGAGGATGATTTGGGACGGGACGTGGCGCTGGTGATCGGACCGTTGCTCCTCATAATGATCCTCCTCTTGAGTCTGACCATGCGCGGTCTGATGCACCGCGTCCGAGTGCTCCTGCTCGATCTCTTGATGGACGCCAAGAGTCAAACCCTGGCTCCGATCGAAAACAGGGCCGAACCCTCTGAGCGGGGATAATGCCCGGCGGCGCCTAGCCGTAATACAGGCCCCTGAAATCATGTGTTTCACTTAAGAAGTATTCCTACATGTCTACGCCACAGAAACTGTTAATTTTCTAGCGCTTCTTGGAAATTTTGCTACGCTCAGACAGGAACGCCATACACCGAACTGTCAGAATGATCCGAGGCGCCCTGGTAGCAGAACGGCGTAGGTTTCTGTAGACGTGCGGTGCACCTCATTGTAATCCTGAAGCCGACACCATGACGCTAACTCATCCCACCATCCTTGTTGCCGACGACGATCCGCTGTCACGACTCTTTGTCCGGAACGCATTGGAACCGGCCGGCATGACCGTGATCGAAGCCATGGGAGGCAAGGATGCGTTAACGAAGTTCGAGACCCTGGCACCGGACCTTGTCGTGCTGGACATCATGATGCCGGACATCGATGGGTATCTGACCTGCTCCCGGCTTCGCACGCTCCCCCGTGGGAAACGTGTCCCGATCTTGATCCTTACGGGATTGGATGACGCCAATTCCATCGCCCAGGCCTATGAACACGGCGCGACGGACTTCATCACCAAACCGGTCAACGCGACGATTCTCTGTCATCATGTCCGATACATGCTCCGAACCAACAATGTGCTCCATGCGCTCATCCGCAGTGAATCTCGCCTTGAATTGGCCCAGCGTATCGCCCGCATCGGCAACTGGGACTGGAATCCCGGAACCAATCGCTTCACCATGTCGAATGAATTGTGCCGTCTGGTCGGCATACGTCCGCATGATTTTTCCGGAACCTTTGAGGCCTTCCTCAATTTCGTTCACCCGGACGACCGCCCGGTGGTGAACGGCGCGCTCGAAAAATTGATCGCCCAACATACCCCTTGCGACATCGACCACCGGGTAATGTTGCCGAACGGCACCGACTTCATCATTCATCTTCAGGCGGAAGGCGTGCGCGAAGAGGAAACGGGTGAGCTGACGGTCATCGGAACCGCTCAGGACATCACCGAACGGAAACAGGCCGAACGGGCCATCCATCGATTGGCGTATTACGACAGTCTCACAGGCCTGGCCAATCGCGTCTTATTTAAAGATCGCCTCTCCAATGCACTCTCCTATGCTGAGCGTCACCATCAGCATCTGGCGACCCTCTTCATCGACTTGGATCGTTTTAAGGTGATTAACGATACACTGGGACACACGGTGGGAGACCGTCTGCTCACACATGTGGCGGAACGGTTGAGTGAGTCGGTTCGCCTGAGCGATTCGGTCGGCCGACATGCCGACCACGAACCGCCCCATGCTCTGGCGCGGCTCGGCGGGGATGAATTTACGATTCTGCTCACCGCCTTGCCGGCGCCGGAAGATGCCGGCAGAGTGGCCCGGCGAATTTTAGAGTCGCTGGCACACCCCTTCAGCATCGACGGGCACGAAATCTTCATCTCAGCCAGTATCGGCATTTCGATCTTTCCCACTGACGGTTCCACCGTGGAGGCGTTGCTCAAGAACGCCGACACCGCGATGTACCACGCCAAAGAGCAGGGGCGGAACAACTGCCAATTCTATTCGTCCGGCCTCAATGCCGCCGCCGCCGAGCGCCTCGATCTGGAGAACGAACTCCGCCGCGCATTGGAACGGGAAGAGTTCCTCGTCTACTATCAGCCGAAACTGAATATTCACTCCCGCAAGATTCTGGGCGCGGAAGCGCTCGTTCGTTGGAAGCACCCCAAACGCGGCGTGGTGCCGCCGGGCGTCTTTTTGAACGCGGCCATCGACACAGGCCTCATCCGACCGATGGACGAATGGGTGCTTCGTGAGGCCTGCCGTCAGGTCAAGGCGTGGGAAGTGGCCGGACTGCCGCCCATCACCGTCTCAGCCAACGTATCCAATTCCCTGTTTCACGGACGAACGCTGCCGACCACGGTCGCCGATGCACTTCGCGACTCCGGCCTGAACGCCTCGCAACTGGAATTGGAACTGACCGAGTCCATCGCCATGCGGGACGTCGAGGCGTCGGTCACCATGTTGGAAGGTCTCCGTACGATGGGAGTCCGCCTCTCGATCGACGACTTCGGAACCGGCTATTCCTCGCTCAGTTATCTCCAGCGATTTCCCCTGAGCCGGCTGAAAATCGATCAGTCGTTTGTCCGCGATTTGCTCACGAATGAGAACAACGTCAAGATCACCCGGGCCATCATCGCGATGGCGCACAGCCTGAATCTCTCGGTCTTGGCGGAAGGGGTCGAAACAGAAGGACAGCTGGAAAAGTTGCGAGAGGAAGGCTGCGATGAGGTTCAGGGCTATCTGTTCAGCCGACCGGTCTGTGCCGAGGATTTTGAACGGTTACTCAAGGGCGATGCCGATGTCCGTACAGCAGCGTAATGTTGATCCGCCGGTTGATCAGTCCCTCCTTAAACGCGATGTCATCGGTTTCGTGGAACAGATCTGAATTGAAGACCACCGCTCGGTTCGCGCGATAGGGAATCTTGATTTCCTGAGCCCCCTGGGACTTCAGCCACTCATAGATTCTGCCTCGGGCCTTGTCGCTGTTATACGTCTTGAAATCCCAGTCCCCCGGGGCTTCTTTATCCCACACCACCAATCCGCCGCTCTCCGGATTCAGATTCGCTTCATCGG from Nitrospira sp. encodes:
- a CDS encoding PilZ domain-containing protein is translated as MDQRHHPRFPVHFRSSFSSVNRVGGDGTVIDLSMRGCGIVGSTVVHPGTTMELHIHTSATDPPLVIQQGVVRWCRDGRIGLEFISLQPEEWARLQSIVKELTRQPYEQTHSSQDRLNT
- a CDS encoding EAL domain-containing protein, which gives rise to MTLTHPTILVADDDPLSRLFVRNALEPAGMTVIEAMGGKDALTKFETLAPDLVVLDIMMPDIDGYLTCSRLRTLPRGKRVPILILTGLDDANSIAQAYEHGATDFITKPVNATILCHHVRYMLRTNNVLHALIRSESRLELAQRIARIGNWDWNPGTNRFTMSNELCRLVGIRPHDFSGTFEAFLNFVHPDDRPVVNGALEKLIAQHTPCDIDHRVMLPNGTDFIIHLQAEGVREEETGELTVIGTAQDITERKQAERAIHRLAYYDSLTGLANRVLFKDRLSNALSYAERHHQHLATLFIDLDRFKVINDTLGHTVGDRLLTHVAERLSESVRLSDSVGRHADHEPPHALARLGGDEFTILLTALPAPEDAGRVARRILESLAHPFSIDGHEIFISASIGISIFPTDGSTVEALLKNADTAMYHAKEQGRNNCQFYSSGLNAAAAERLDLENELRRALEREEFLVYYQPKLNIHSRKILGAEALVRWKHPKRGVVPPGVFLNAAIDTGLIRPMDEWVLREACRQVKAWEVAGLPPITVSANVSNSLFHGRTLPTTVADALRDSGLNASQLELELTESIAMRDVEASVTMLEGLRTMGVRLSIDDFGTGYSSLSYLQRFPLSRLKIDQSFVRDLLTNENNVKITRAIIAMAHSLNLSVLAEGVETEGQLEKLREEGCDEVQGYLFSRPVCAEDFERLLKGDADVRTAA
- a CDS encoding RtcB family protein, with translation MKLNTDMQVVKITDYLWEIPPSEKPGMLVPARIYASAAILGAMDRGVFDQVTNVACLPGIHRYALCMPDGHWGYGFPIGGVAAFNPEDGVISPGGVGYDINCGMRLIRTDLSLAEVQPKLELLMTELFRRVPAGVGSRGFVNLSRRDFRDVMRQGAGWCIAQGYGWEEDLERIEERGCLEGADPTHVTDYAIERGINQLGTLGSGNHYLEIQVLSDKGIYDRATAAAMGLTGRDQVVVMVHCGSRGFGHQVASDYLKIFEKAMRRYGIFVNDQQLACAPFRSPEGQDYFGAMNCAANTAFANRQVITHQIRLAFEAVFGESARRLGLQLIYDVAHNIAKVERYQDGEWLVHRKGATRAFGPGSPELPACYRGMGQPVICGGSMETGSYLLVGTDQAMQETFGSTMHGSGRTMSRAQAKRTVRGEQLMRDMKQHGILVKAVSMSGLAEEAGFAYKNISDIVDTVEHAGITKKVAELKPIGNIKG